In Haloarchaeobius litoreus, the following are encoded in one genomic region:
- a CDS encoding mandelate racemase/muconate lactonizing enzyme family protein translates to MQITGVTQHHLSHQLDGHFEPTWIPGYPQSSHEVELFEVETDAGITGLCASPSFAGGLSYETPLSLFLTGEEPHDVDAIRRKLESIDLIGPRPWHLELALWDIIGKDAGKPVYELLGGSGDAIPCYASTGEVQAADERIEYVQDRVDEGFQAVKLRVAEKEDVEVVRAVRESFPDLPLMVDANKGWAVRVMANEERWRYKDALEVARELADIGGIEWFEEPLPRHDYEGYARLREATDVPIAGGEFNDRPGELYRFLDHDALDVLQPDAALATGIRAGVSVAEAAEEQGVEFVPHTWTNGIGFAANLHVMAAAGSPWCEFPIEPPWTPEVRDFLLEGTFHHEDGYVTPPDGPGLGVELDGGVLG, encoded by the coding sequence ATGCAGATCACGGGCGTCACCCAGCACCACCTCAGCCACCAGCTCGACGGCCACTTCGAGCCGACGTGGATCCCGGGCTACCCGCAGTCCAGCCACGAGGTCGAGCTGTTCGAGGTCGAGACCGACGCGGGAATCACGGGCCTCTGTGCCAGCCCGAGCTTCGCGGGGGGGCTCTCCTACGAGACGCCCCTCTCGCTCTTTCTGACCGGCGAGGAACCGCACGACGTGGACGCCATCCGACGGAAGCTCGAGAGCATCGACCTCATCGGCCCACGGCCCTGGCACCTCGAACTCGCGCTGTGGGACATCATCGGCAAGGACGCCGGGAAACCCGTCTACGAGCTGCTCGGCGGGAGCGGCGACGCCATCCCGTGCTACGCGAGCACCGGCGAGGTGCAGGCGGCAGACGAGCGAATCGAGTACGTGCAGGACCGCGTCGACGAGGGGTTCCAGGCGGTGAAGCTCCGCGTCGCCGAGAAGGAGGACGTCGAGGTCGTGCGCGCCGTCCGCGAGTCGTTCCCGGACCTGCCGCTGATGGTCGACGCGAACAAGGGCTGGGCGGTTCGCGTGATGGCGAACGAGGAGCGCTGGCGCTACAAGGATGCTCTCGAAGTCGCCCGCGAACTGGCGGATATCGGCGGCATCGAGTGGTTCGAGGAGCCGCTGCCGAGGCACGACTACGAGGGCTACGCCCGGCTCCGCGAGGCGACGGACGTCCCCATCGCGGGCGGGGAGTTCAACGACCGCCCTGGCGAGCTGTATCGGTTCCTCGACCACGACGCACTCGACGTGCTCCAGCCCGACGCCGCGCTCGCGACCGGCATCCGGGCGGGCGTGAGCGTCGCCGAGGCCGCCGAGGAACAGGGCGTCGAGTTCGTCCCGCACACGTGGACGAACGGCATCGGCTTCGCGGCGAACCTCCACGTGATGGCCGCCGCGGGCTCGCCGTGGTGCGAGTTCCCCATCGAGCCGCCGTGGACGCCCGAGGTGCGTGACTTCCTCCTCGAAGGGACGTTCCACCACGAGGACGGGTACGTGACGCCCCCGGACGGCCCGGGCCTCGGCGTCGAACTCGACGGAGGTGTCCTCGGATGA
- a CDS encoding SDR family oxidoreductase, with product MSVSFDFSGRVAIVTGASGALGSAVVEAFRDAGATVCAVDVVDPSDEDAQLDPDAGTTFYQADLTDEAVVEALVEQVLDDHGRLDHLANIAGTWRGGDHVEETELSEFDLLWNVNLKTAFLATKHALPHLQESAGSIVSVSARSSLEGGEGDGPYRITKAGIRLLTETVAEENRGTVRANCVMPSVLDTPMNREMMEPSDDWVDPADAAQVMLFLCSEAASPTSGAAVPVYGEA from the coding sequence ATGTCCGTCAGCTTCGACTTCTCGGGCCGTGTCGCCATCGTGACCGGCGCGTCGGGCGCGCTGGGCAGTGCCGTCGTCGAGGCGTTCCGCGACGCCGGCGCGACAGTCTGTGCCGTGGACGTGGTCGACCCGAGCGACGAGGACGCACAGCTCGACCCCGACGCCGGGACGACGTTCTACCAGGCCGACCTCACCGACGAGGCGGTGGTCGAGGCCCTCGTCGAGCAGGTTCTCGACGACCACGGCCGTCTCGACCACCTCGCGAACATCGCCGGCACGTGGCGCGGCGGCGACCACGTCGAGGAGACCGAGCTCTCGGAGTTCGACCTGCTGTGGAACGTGAACCTGAAGACGGCGTTCCTCGCGACGAAGCACGCCCTGCCGCACCTGCAGGAGTCGGCGGGGTCCATCGTCTCGGTGTCCGCGCGCTCGTCGCTGGAGGGCGGCGAGGGCGACGGCCCGTACCGCATCACGAAGGCGGGCATCCGCCTGCTCACGGAGACCGTCGCCGAGGAGAACCGCGGCACCGTGCGGGCGAACTGCGTGATGCCGTCGGTGCTCGACACGCCGATGAACCGCGAGATGATGGAGCCGAGCGACGACTGGGTCGACCCCGCCGACGCGGCGCAGGTCATGCTGTTCCTCTGCTCCGAGGCGGCGTCGCCGACGAGCGGGGCGGCGGTCCCGGTGTACGGCGAGGCCTGA
- a CDS encoding ZIP family metal transporter has translation MSDEPESDGGVVTHEESPTGPFGLPTVVAGVVPIVMLAVLVGVFLVTTPLAGLQSDGEPLPDVSIDYTTVPEEGTLVVHVTNNGAAPVTIDQLQIDDAYWNYEMSSPGDDRTLQPRESGTIRVPYHWSPGFDHHVTVMTAGGATFGETIVATQQTPGFDFDVVLTLAVVGLFVGVIPVALGMLWFPFLESMSDRWLHAVLAFSAGILAFLAVDAGFEAFELGRAVPSAYMGELLVVLGIVGAMLLLQAAMDWQSGGGEPSGLSLAYAAALGIGLHNLAEGLAIGSAFALGRASLGAFLIVGFMIHNVTEGPVVVAPLARSERPALWHFGAIGLLAGAPAILGGWIGNLFFSPLLGALFLAIGVGALLQVVFDIGGMIRKRGELLSTTNSLGFLVGLVVMYATDFFITL, from the coding sequence ATGAGCGACGAACCCGAGTCCGACGGCGGTGTGGTGACACACGAGGAGAGTCCCACGGGACCGTTCGGCCTGCCGACGGTCGTTGCCGGCGTCGTCCCCATCGTGATGCTCGCGGTGCTGGTCGGCGTGTTCCTGGTGACGACGCCCCTCGCTGGGCTGCAGAGCGACGGCGAACCGCTGCCGGACGTCTCCATCGACTACACGACGGTCCCCGAGGAGGGGACGCTCGTCGTCCACGTCACGAACAACGGTGCGGCACCCGTCACCATCGACCAGCTACAGATCGACGACGCGTACTGGAACTACGAGATGTCCAGTCCGGGCGACGACAGGACGCTTCAGCCACGTGAGAGCGGGACGATACGCGTCCCGTACCACTGGTCGCCCGGCTTCGACCACCACGTCACCGTGATGACCGCGGGCGGCGCGACGTTCGGGGAGACCATCGTCGCCACCCAGCAGACGCCCGGGTTCGACTTCGACGTCGTCCTCACGCTCGCCGTCGTGGGCCTGTTCGTCGGGGTCATCCCGGTCGCCCTCGGGATGCTCTGGTTCCCCTTCCTGGAGTCCATGAGCGACCGCTGGCTGCACGCCGTCCTCGCGTTCTCGGCGGGCATCCTCGCGTTCCTCGCCGTCGACGCGGGGTTCGAGGCGTTCGAACTCGGCCGCGCCGTGCCGAGTGCGTACATGGGCGAGCTGCTCGTCGTCCTCGGCATCGTCGGCGCGATGCTCCTGCTGCAGGCGGCGATGGACTGGCAGTCCGGCGGCGGTGAGCCGTCCGGGCTCTCGCTGGCCTACGCCGCCGCGCTCGGGATCGGGCTCCACAACCTCGCGGAGGGGCTCGCCATCGGGAGCGCGTTCGCTCTGGGGCGAGCGTCGCTCGGAGCCTTCCTCATCGTCGGGTTCATGATCCACAACGTGACCGAGGGGCCGGTCGTGGTCGCCCCGCTCGCACGGTCCGAGCGGCCCGCACTCTGGCACTTCGGGGCCATCGGCCTCCTCGCGGGTGCACCCGCCATCCTCGGCGGCTGGATCGGGAACCTGTTCTTCTCGCCCCTGCTCGGCGCGCTGTTCCTCGCCATCGGCGTGGGCGCGCTCCTGCAGGTCGTCTTCGACATCGGCGGGATGATCCGCAAGCGCGGTGAGCTCCTGAGCACGACGAACTCCCTCGGGTTCCTCGTCGGCCTCGTCGTGATGTACGCGACCGACTTCTTCATCACGCTGTAG
- a CDS encoding multicopper oxidase domain-containing protein — MTSMGYGAAQSLTAQLEQDLASTIDVAPSVSRRAVLGGLSILGGAALTGVGGAQSGDGGGGGHDHPDHGNFGAVGEYDSDEFDPHEFLTEFNTGDNGDGGDADPNEGVYQENGRTVREFTLTAVDTEIEVLPGVTFPVWTYNGQVPGPTLRVEEGDLVRVNFVNGAEEHAHTIHPHLKNLDPDMDGTPTNGPGVLNPGESFTYEWQAEPMGTHLYHCHTMPLKAHVHRGLYGALIVDPKPERVRENPRDYVNYHGPMTDELVSELVDRARSRNMISHPDYAPEGFTGVNEMVMVMNGFDTNFDGDNEVYAVNTRGFCYGVGSTDGRGNWAAGETKRPIQVDKNELQRVHLVNMIEFDAINSFHTHSQFFDYYDAGTTLLPTRSNIDTVMQCQAQRGVFEMDYSDHDPGLYMFHAHQSEFAELGWMSFFEVV; from the coding sequence ATGACCTCGATGGGTTACGGAGCGGCGCAGTCACTCACCGCACAGCTGGAACAGGACCTCGCGAGCACCATCGACGTCGCGCCCTCCGTCTCGCGGCGCGCCGTCCTGGGTGGCCTCAGTATCCTCGGGGGAGCGGCGCTCACCGGCGTGGGCGGTGCCCAGAGCGGCGACGGTGGCGGCGGTGGCCACGACCACCCCGACCACGGGAACTTCGGTGCCGTCGGGGAGTACGACAGCGACGAGTTCGACCCCCACGAGTTCCTCACCGAGTTCAACACCGGTGACAACGGGGACGGCGGGGACGCCGACCCCAACGAGGGGGTCTACCAGGAGAACGGTCGGACGGTCCGCGAGTTCACCCTCACGGCCGTCGACACCGAGATAGAGGTCCTGCCGGGAGTCACCTTCCCGGTCTGGACGTACAACGGACAGGTCCCCGGCCCGACGCTCCGCGTCGAAGAGGGTGACCTCGTGCGCGTCAACTTCGTCAACGGGGCCGAGGAGCACGCACACACCATCCACCCCCACCTGAAGAACCTCGACCCCGACATGGACGGCACGCCGACGAACGGGCCGGGCGTCCTCAATCCGGGCGAGTCCTTCACCTACGAGTGGCAGGCCGAGCCGATGGGCACCCACCTCTACCACTGTCACACGATGCCCCTGAAGGCGCACGTCCACCGCGGGCTGTACGGTGCGCTCATCGTCGACCCGAAGCCGGAGCGGGTCCGAGAGAACCCCCGCGACTACGTGAACTACCACGGGCCGATGACCGACGAGCTGGTCTCCGAGCTGGTCGACCGGGCGAGGAGCCGGAACATGATCAGCCACCCCGACTACGCCCCCGAGGGGTTCACCGGCGTCAACGAGATGGTGATGGTGATGAACGGCTTCGACACGAACTTCGACGGCGACAACGAGGTGTACGCCGTCAACACCCGCGGCTTCTGCTACGGCGTCGGCTCGACCGACGGCCGCGGGAACTGGGCGGCCGGCGAGACGAAGCGACCCATCCAGGTGGATAAGAACGAGCTCCAGCGCGTCCACCTCGTCAACATGATCGAGTTCGACGCCATCAACTCGTTCCACACCCACTCGCAGTTCTTCGACTACTACGACGCCGGGACGACGCTGCTCCCGACCCGCTCGAACATCGACACGGTGATGCAGTGCCAGGCGCAGCGCGGGGTGTTCGAGATGGACTACAGCGACCACGACCCGGGGCTCTACATGTTCCACGCGCACCAGTCCGAGTTCGCCGAACTCGGCTGGATGAGCTTCTTCGAGGTGGTCTGA
- a CDS encoding histidine kinase N-terminal 7TM domain-containing protein, translating to MSTFAWPAALALLAGVVNLAFFGYVLRFADKPGGRSFLVVIAGQVLLCFSQAVAMLVYDQVTREVLESLFWVGAAVVVVGYVAFAFEYTGRGHALRSTWFGLLVADAVAFSALVLTNPLHGLAWRSFTVVPTEGVASADYAIGLPIYLQFVLLAAVLTVAIFLLIDTVLSYGPLYRTQAIAIALTPIPPLVAVGLWLLELGPYPELNFVAVAFIPHVALDMYALFRSEMFALNPATRRTGERAAIDDLGNPVVVVDGDNRIVTLNPAAESLLGADKRAALTDPLDDHLDIDATAEAAGERRVSTYADGERLTFTVVVTALTGPGDATLGYTVVLQDVTDELARKQRLAVLNRVLRHNLRNDLTVVQGYLGEVLARTDDPELEAMLGTAADETAGLLALGEKARDIERTMDRDVTVEAVAVRELLEGVVAEVDDGNGGDAVTVSVPRDLTLRTDRELLRTVFANLVENALEHDPGEPAVTVALAETVAAGSGDGRDAVFEIRDDGPGIPDHELDALHREEESALDHGSGLGLWLVSWSVDALGGELSFETEEDGTTVRVRVPGVLGDGVGTDDGGEE from the coding sequence ATGAGTACGTTCGCCTGGCCCGCCGCCCTCGCCCTGCTGGCGGGCGTGGTGAACCTCGCCTTCTTCGGCTACGTCCTGCGCTTTGCGGACAAGCCCGGCGGCCGCTCGTTCCTCGTCGTCATCGCGGGCCAGGTGCTCCTCTGCTTCTCGCAGGCCGTCGCCATGCTCGTCTACGACCAGGTAACCCGGGAGGTGCTGGAGTCGCTGTTCTGGGTCGGTGCGGCCGTCGTCGTCGTGGGCTACGTCGCCTTCGCGTTCGAGTACACCGGCCGGGGACACGCCCTCCGGAGCACGTGGTTCGGGCTGCTGGTCGCCGACGCCGTGGCCTTCAGCGCGCTCGTCCTCACGAACCCGCTCCACGGGCTCGCCTGGCGGTCGTTCACCGTCGTCCCGACCGAGGGCGTCGCGTCGGCCGACTACGCCATCGGGCTCCCCATCTACCTCCAGTTCGTGCTGCTTGCGGCGGTGCTGACCGTCGCCATCTTCCTCCTCATCGACACCGTCCTCAGCTACGGCCCGCTCTACCGGACACAGGCCATCGCCATCGCGCTCACGCCCATTCCGCCGCTGGTCGCCGTGGGCCTGTGGCTGCTCGAACTCGGCCCGTACCCCGAACTCAACTTCGTCGCCGTCGCGTTCATCCCCCACGTCGCGCTGGACATGTACGCCCTCTTCCGCAGTGAGATGTTCGCGCTCAACCCCGCGACGCGCCGGACGGGCGAACGCGCCGCCATCGACGACCTCGGGAACCCGGTCGTCGTCGTCGATGGCGACAACCGCATCGTCACGCTCAACCCGGCCGCCGAGTCGCTGCTCGGGGCCGACAAGCGTGCCGCGCTCACCGACCCGCTCGACGACCACCTCGACATCGACGCCACGGCCGAGGCGGCGGGGGAGCGCCGCGTGAGCACGTACGCCGACGGCGAACGCCTCACGTTCACCGTCGTCGTGACCGCGCTGACCGGCCCCGGCGACGCCACGCTCGGCTATACCGTCGTCCTGCAGGACGTGACCGACGAACTCGCCCGCAAGCAGCGTCTCGCCGTCCTGAACCGCGTCCTCCGGCACAACCTCCGGAACGACCTGACCGTCGTGCAGGGCTACCTCGGCGAGGTGCTCGCACGAACGGACGACCCGGAGCTGGAGGCGATGCTCGGGACCGCGGCGGACGAGACCGCCGGCCTGCTCGCCCTCGGCGAGAAGGCCCGCGACATCGAGCGCACGATGGACCGGGACGTGACCGTCGAGGCGGTTGCCGTCCGCGAGCTGCTCGAGGGGGTCGTCGCCGAGGTCGACGACGGCAACGGTGGCGACGCCGTGACCGTCTCGGTGCCCCGCGACCTCACGCTCCGGACCGACCGGGAGCTGCTCCGGACCGTCTTCGCGAACCTCGTGGAGAACGCGCTCGAACACGACCCCGGAGAGCCGGCGGTCACCGTGGCACTCGCCGAGACCGTCGCCGCCGGGTCCGGTGATGGCCGCGACGCAGTCTTCGAGATCCGCGACGACGGCCCCGGCATCCCCGACCACGAGCTCGACGCGCTCCACCGCGAGGAGGAGTCAGCCCTCGACCACGGGAGCGGGCTCGGGCTCTGGCTCGTCAGCTGGAGCGTCGACGCGCTGGGCGGCGAGCTGTCGTTCGAGACCGAAGAGGACGGGACGACGGTCCGGGTTCGGGTTCCGGGCGTGCTCGGAGATGGAGTGGGCACGGACGACGGCGGCGAGGAGTGA
- a CDS encoding SCP2 sterol-binding domain-containing protein encodes MAIALPSEADEWIQEWREKLNESERYSEVGEGWGVGFDGSFLFVIEPDDTYDGDAIHLYVDLEDGECTAARMVDGEDAVDWGFAFRGSYTNWKRLIHGEADPIEGMMSGEFDLDGDMQKVLQYSNAAVVMTENAGAVDTEFEY; translated from the coding sequence ATGGCCATCGCACTACCCAGCGAGGCGGACGAGTGGATCCAGGAGTGGCGAGAGAAGCTGAACGAGTCCGAACGCTACAGCGAGGTCGGCGAGGGCTGGGGCGTCGGCTTCGACGGCTCGTTCCTGTTCGTCATCGAGCCCGACGACACCTACGACGGCGACGCCATCCACCTCTACGTCGACCTGGAGGACGGCGAGTGCACCGCGGCCCGCATGGTCGACGGCGAGGACGCCGTGGACTGGGGGTTCGCGTTCCGCGGGAGCTACACGAACTGGAAGCGGCTCATCCACGGCGAGGCCGACCCCATCGAGGGGATGATGAGCGGCGAGTTCGACCTCGACGGGGACATGCAGAAGGTGCTCCAGTACAGCAACGCGGCGGTCGTGATGACCGAGAACGCCGGCGCGGTCGACACCGAGTTCGAGTACTGA
- a CDS encoding aldehyde dehydrogenase family protein, protein MSLPDDVLTKHRSVAEDVVGEETYGHLIGGEWVESDGGETRTTHDSTTGEPLAEVQQGTRTDVDRAVAAAREAFEGRWGEKSPQQRAELLHQIADVVEAEKTSIARLDSLEVGKPNKHSLLVDNTIVVDQLRHFASLARTADSGRCPPSGDDKHIYTRREPYGVVGCISAWNFPAMFVAWKLGPALAAGNSVVYKPSSRAALSTLELARVFDRVLPDGTVNVVTGAGSVVGDALTGHEDVAKVSLTGSTGAGQAAMRNAANRVAPVSLELGGNNPNIVFPDADIDDAVEGALVAMLFNQGQQCTAGSRLFVHEDVRDEFCETLYARLDQLGVGDPLSPLTDVGPLVDHDHADEVRGYVETARQEGASVLYEGEIPDGMRDAPFVPPTLLGDVGDDDTVAVEEVFGPVAALFTFESREEVLARANDTEYGLAAAVWTTDLDRAHEVAADLEAGTVWVNTYNDLFEPAPYGGYKQSGLGRELAAEALDDYSQTKSVKVNHGDVPNLG, encoded by the coding sequence ATGAGCCTCCCCGACGACGTGCTGACGAAGCACCGCTCGGTCGCCGAGGACGTGGTCGGCGAAGAGACCTACGGCCACCTCATCGGCGGCGAGTGGGTCGAGAGCGACGGCGGTGAGACGCGGACGACACACGACTCGACGACCGGCGAGCCGCTGGCCGAGGTCCAGCAGGGCACGAGAACCGACGTGGACCGCGCCGTCGCGGCGGCCCGGGAGGCGTTCGAGGGTCGCTGGGGCGAGAAGTCGCCACAGCAGCGCGCCGAGCTCCTGCACCAGATCGCCGATGTCGTCGAGGCGGAGAAGACGAGCATCGCCCGACTGGACTCGCTGGAGGTGGGCAAGCCGAACAAGCACTCGCTGCTCGTGGACAACACCATCGTCGTCGACCAGCTCAGGCACTTCGCGAGCCTGGCCCGGACCGCCGACTCGGGCCGCTGCCCGCCGTCGGGCGACGACAAGCACATCTACACGCGCCGGGAGCCCTACGGCGTCGTCGGCTGCATCAGCGCGTGGAACTTCCCGGCGATGTTCGTCGCCTGGAAGCTCGGGCCAGCACTGGCAGCGGGCAACAGCGTCGTCTACAAGCCGTCCTCGCGGGCGGCGCTGTCGACGCTCGAACTCGCCCGCGTCTTCGACCGGGTGCTCCCCGACGGGACGGTCAACGTCGTCACGGGGGCGGGCAGCGTCGTCGGCGACGCCCTCACCGGCCACGAGGACGTGGCGAAGGTCAGCCTGACGGGCTCGACCGGAGCCGGGCAGGCGGCGATGCGGAACGCCGCGAACCGGGTCGCGCCCGTCTCACTCGAACTCGGCGGCAACAACCCGAACATCGTCTTTCCGGATGCGGACATCGACGACGCCGTCGAGGGGGCGCTGGTCGCGATGCTGTTCAACCAGGGCCAGCAGTGCACGGCGGGCTCGCGGCTGTTCGTCCACGAGGACGTGCGCGACGAGTTCTGCGAGACGCTGTACGCGCGGCTGGACCAACTCGGCGTCGGCGACCCGCTCTCGCCGCTGACCGACGTGGGCCCGCTCGTCGACCACGACCACGCGGACGAGGTCCGGGGCTACGTCGAGACCGCCCGGCAGGAGGGCGCGTCGGTGCTGTACGAGGGCGAGATTCCGGATGGGATGCGGGACGCACCGTTCGTCCCACCCACGCTACTCGGCGACGTTGGCGACGACGACACGGTCGCCGTCGAGGAGGTGTTCGGGCCGGTCGCGGCGCTGTTCACGTTCGAGTCCCGCGAGGAAGTGCTCGCCCGGGCGAACGACACCGAGTACGGGCTCGCGGCGGCGGTCTGGACGACCGACCTCGACCGCGCCCACGAGGTCGCGGCCGACCTCGAGGCCGGCACCGTGTGGGTGAACACCTACAACGACCTGTTCGAACCCGCGCCGTACGGCGGCTACAAGCAGTCAGGGCTCGGCCGCGAACTCGCGGCGGAAGCCCTCGACGACTACAGCCAGACGAAGTCGGTGAAGGTGAACCACGGCGACGTGCCGAACCTGGGCTGA
- a CDS encoding zinc-dependent alcohol dehydrogenase family protein, translating to MRAVVFQGAEEPMTVEDVDRPSPGDDDILVETEACGICRSDWHAWRGDWEWIGVMPQPGLVFGHEPVGTVVEVGDNVDRFSVGDRVTNPFNLGCGGCHHCRDGRGNICERSIPMGFVPFQTGAFAEYYSVRNADFNAVSLPDEVDPVDVAGLGCRFATAFHGLAHRVDVTPGDWVAVHGCGGVGLSAVHVADALGANVIAVDLSAEKLERARDLGADRTVEVGEVDDVPQAVKKFTESSRGADVAVDALGIAETCRNAMDSLGKGGQQLQIGMTTSEEGGEVSLPVDTMVTDEREFYGTYGIPPNEYDEIFRMMRTGKLEPGRVVSETVSLEEVPGVVEGLGDYETVGIPVCDGF from the coding sequence ATGCGCGCAGTCGTATTCCAGGGTGCGGAGGAGCCCATGACAGTCGAGGACGTCGACCGCCCGTCGCCGGGCGACGACGACATCCTCGTCGAGACGGAGGCCTGTGGCATCTGCCGGTCGGACTGGCACGCCTGGCGCGGGGACTGGGAGTGGATCGGCGTGATGCCCCAGCCCGGCCTCGTGTTCGGACACGAACCCGTCGGCACGGTCGTCGAGGTCGGGGACAACGTCGACCGGTTCTCGGTCGGCGACCGGGTCACCAACCCGTTCAACCTCGGCTGTGGCGGCTGTCACCACTGCCGCGACGGCCGCGGGAACATCTGCGAGCGCTCCATCCCGATGGGGTTCGTCCCGTTCCAGACCGGCGCGTTCGCCGAGTACTACTCGGTTCGGAACGCCGATTTCAACGCCGTCTCGCTCCCCGACGAGGTCGACCCGGTCGACGTGGCCGGGCTCGGCTGTCGGTTCGCCACGGCGTTCCACGGGCTCGCCCACCGCGTCGACGTGACGCCCGGCGACTGGGTCGCGGTCCACGGCTGCGGGGGCGTCGGCCTCTCCGCGGTCCACGTCGCCGACGCGCTCGGCGCGAACGTCATCGCGGTCGACCTCTCCGCCGAGAAGCTGGAGCGCGCCCGCGACCTCGGCGCGGACCGCACCGTCGAGGTCGGCGAGGTGGACGACGTGCCACAGGCCGTCAAGAAGTTCACCGAGAGCTCGCGCGGGGCGGACGTGGCGGTGGACGCGCTCGGCATCGCCGAGACCTGCCGGAACGCGATGGACTCGCTGGGGAAGGGCGGCCAGCAGCTCCAGATCGGCATGACCACCAGCGAGGAGGGCGGCGAGGTCTCCCTGCCGGTGGACACGATGGTCACCGACGAGCGGGAGTTCTACGGCACCTACGGCATCCCACCGAACGAGTACGACGAGATATTCCGGATGATGCGGACCGGCAAGCTCGAACCCGGCCGCGTCGTCAGCGAGACCGTCTCGCTGGAGGAGGTTCCGGGCGTCGTCGAGGGGCTGGGCGACTACGAGACGGTCGGCATCCCGGTCTGCGACGGGTTCTGA
- a CDS encoding helix-turn-helix domain-containing protein — protein MKSVGLRIEPEDGSFPGVDSSLAALPDVRRDGLSVLDRLGDGTYAMLYRVVGGDGDQLRGVLADHEEVLEFDVVDAGDRRHYVFVNVLARESVDALLDVVEAHRLLLDPPFHVTPDGLRVTVSGDPESLREAFADVDALDVSIEVEWTGGFRPEEPAALTRLTDRQREALRVAHRLGFYETPREASYEEIGAELDCAPSTANELLRRAEACVVDALLDG, from the coding sequence ATGAAGTCCGTGGGGTTGCGTATCGAGCCGGAGGACGGGTCGTTCCCGGGTGTCGATTCGTCGCTGGCGGCGCTGCCGGACGTGCGTCGGGATGGGCTGTCCGTCCTCGACCGGCTGGGTGACGGCACCTACGCCATGCTGTACCGTGTCGTCGGTGGCGACGGCGACCAGCTGCGCGGCGTCCTCGCCGACCACGAGGAGGTGCTCGAGTTCGACGTGGTCGACGCGGGCGACCGACGTCACTACGTCTTCGTGAACGTCCTCGCGCGCGAGTCGGTCGACGCACTGCTCGACGTGGTCGAGGCGCACCGCCTCCTGCTCGACCCGCCGTTCCACGTCACCCCCGACGGGCTGCGCGTCACGGTCTCGGGTGACCCCGAGTCGCTCCGCGAGGCGTTCGCAGACGTCGACGCGCTGGACGTCTCCATCGAAGTCGAGTGGACCGGCGGCTTCCGACCCGAGGAGCCGGCGGCGCTGACCCGGCTCACCGACCGCCAGCGCGAGGCCCTTCGCGTGGCCCACCGGCTCGGCTTCTACGAGACGCCACGCGAGGCCTCCTACGAGGAGATCGGTGCCGAGCTCGACTGTGCGCCCTCGACCGCGAACGAGCTCCTGCGGCGGGCCGAGGCGTGCGTCGTGGACGCGCTGCTCGACGGCTGA